The nucleotide window TGCGACGGGGCCGCGCGGCGCGCCGGACAGTCCGTAGCCGATCAGCGCGTCGACTACGACGCCGTCGAGGGGGGCGTCGACGTCGAAGCCGGAACCGCCCCCGCCGGTCTCGATCGGCACGTCGGTTGCCTTCAGGATCCGGAGCTGTTCCGCCGTGACGCCGTCGATATCGGCGGGATCTCGGTCGAGGACGAGCTGGACGGGTAGGTCTCGGTTTGCGAGGTGACGGGCGCACGCGAGCCCGCCGCCGCCGTTCCCGCCGTTGCCGGCGAGGATCGTGACGGGACCATTCTCCCGGCGGTCGAGCACCGCCTCGGCGAGTCCGCGCCCGGCGTCTTCCATCATCCGCGGGAGGTCGAGACCGACCTCCTCGACGGCGACCCGGTCGACCGCGCGCATCTCTTCGGCGGTGACAGCTGGGACCCTTCGGCCCGTCGGCCCGACGAACAGCATCTCGTCCATGTTGACATGTCGGTCTCGACCGATAAAATACTCCCCTAGACCTGCGGACGGTCGAGTCGAGTGGCCTCTGACACCCCGTCCGGCCGGTTTTACTCCGGCGTGACGACCTCGCCGCACTCCGGGCAGTCCGCGAACCGCCGTCGCTCGCCGTTCGCGCGTTCGTACTCGACGAGCGTCCGACCGCTCGGGATCGCCGTTCCGCAGATCGGACAGCGACCGAGCGGCGAGTCACTCGACATGGGGAAAGCGGGAGCGTGTGCCGTCTCCCGTCAGTGGATACGCCTGATATTCATCTAAAAACGTCGCGTCCGTGTAACATGCTTACCGATCCGACCGTCAGAACGTGACGATCTCGTAGTCGTCGTCAACGACCCAGCGGATCCCCGAGTGGCCGTCGTACTGGTCGCGGGCGGCGAAGTTGAGCTCGACCGCTGTCTCTCTGGGGTACTACTTATAATGTGATAATCTGGTCGACGCCGACCCCGTCGAGCGCCTCGTAGAGGTCCGGGAAACAGCCGACGGTCGCGCCCTCGACCGTGTTCGTCGGCTCGTAGCGGTCCCGCCCGTGCTCGTCGGTCCGCTCGTACTCCGCAAGGCCGCGACGGGTCGCACACTGGTCACACAGCATGAGCAAGATATCCCGCTCGGCCGCGACGTCCGCGAGCCGTTGTCCGAGCGGGTCGTCCTCCCGAAGCGCGTAGGTGTTGTCGTGAAAAAAGAACATCCCGACGACGTCGGCACCGTGTGCCCCCGCCTCCAACTGCGGAAGGATCATGTCGCCCAAGACGTAATCGATCGTCTGTCCGGCCGTCGCGAAGACGTATGCGACCTTCATACGGGTGTGACTACACCTCCCATTATTGCCCCGCTGAGTCCGGCAGGAATCTCCGGCGTCGGTGACGATCGGGCGGAGCGTTGGCGGAGCCGCGGCGTCCCGACTCAGACGACGACGGATCCGAACGGGTACTCGGGAGTCTCGGCGGTCCAGACGACGCCGTCGTCGACGTCGACGAGCGACACTACGTTATCGTCGTAGTGGGAGACGACGAGCCGGTCGTTGATCGAGGCGGCGGCGAGTCCGGGCGCGGGGGTCGCGACGGTCGCGCCGGACAGCGACCGGAGTTCGGCGGCGCCCGCGTCGAGGACCCACCACCGGTCACGGACGCGAAACAGGTCAACCGGGCGGTCGAACCCCTCGTGGACCGCGTCGAGTCGGAGGTCGGCGTCGAACTCGTGGACGGTCCCGGCGGCGCGGCCGGGGACGAACACGCGGTTCCCGGTGACGACGAGATCGTAGGGGTCCGCACCGACGGCGGCGGTCGCGTCGACCGGCAGGTTCCCGTCGGCGGTCAGACCCTCCGCGGTCGCCGAATCGAAGGCGACTACGCTCGCGCCGCGCTGGTCGACGGCGTAGCCGCGGTCGCCGTCCGGGGCGAGCGCGA belongs to Halorubrum sp. DM2 and includes:
- a CDS encoding NAD(P)H-hydrate epimerase; translation: MDEMLFVGPTGRRVPAVTAEEMRAVDRVAVEEVGLDLPRMMEDAGRGLAEAVLDRRENGPVTILAGNGGNGGGGLACARHLANRDLPVQLVLDRDPADIDGVTAEQLRILKATDVPIETGGGGSGFDVDAPLDGVVVDALIGYGLSGAPRGPVAELVDAASDAAGTVVSLDVPSGVDATTGEAPGAAVDPDLIATLALPKTGLAAVSGDLLLVDLSIPATVYDRVGVEYEAPFGDEFAVPLSRA
- a CDS encoding SaoD/DsrE family protein encodes the protein MKVAYVFATAGQTIDYVLGDMILPQLEAGAHGADVVGMFFFHDNTYALREDDPLGQRLADVAAERDILLMLCDQCATRRGLAEYERTDEHGRDRYEPTNTVEGATVGCFPDLYEALDGVGVDQIITL